The genomic segment AAGCCCGGGTGAGCGTACGGACGGAGCAGCCGAGCTCCTCCGCATAGTCCTCGACGCGGCGGCTGTGCGAGTGGCCGGCCTCGAGCAGACCCCGGAACCGCGTGTACGTGCGGCTCTCGGGCCCGGCCGGGCTTCCGGAACTGAGCAGGGCGAGGCGCAAAAGCAACACGCGCAGCTGGTGCCGGAGCAGATCGGCGGCGACCGAACTCGGCGCGTGCCGCTCGCTGTCCACCGCGAGCTGGGTGAACTCGCTGATCACCGCGTCCTCGTCCTCGCCGCGCAGCTGCCAGCGGTTCTGCAGCGGCACCTCGTCGCCCTGCTCCGCGAACCGAGGCTCGAACGTCACCACGGAGGCGATCAGGCCGTTGCGCCCGACCCGCAGGGCCTGGCCGGGGCGGATCCAGAGCAGGGTGCCGGGCCGGCACGCGTGCCCGAAGAAGTCGACCTCGACCGTGCCGTGCCCGGCCGTGGCCAGCACCAGCACGTGATAGGGAAGGCGGACCGGCGGCTGGGCCGAGGTGGCGTCCAGGGCGCAGGTGCCGACGCCCGCCCAGCCGGGCGGGCGGAACGTGGTCGCGGTCTCTTGCCGCGTGACTGCACTGGACATCGCGCCACGACGGTAACCGGCGTTGACCAGCGATGCACGAGGCAAAACGCTGCCACGGCCCCGCTGTCGTCTTTCCGCCTGATCTCCGCGCGATCGAACCGCATTTCTGCGACGAATGTCCGGTTATTTGTATTCGGGGCGGTTTATGCAAAAGGCGACCCCCGCGGACCGGCAGTGTCCGCTTGGGTCGCCTGTCGCTTTTCGTACGCTATCGGCCGGCCAGCAACCGATTCACTGCCGCGTCGACGTCCAGGTGTTCGGATTCCCGGCCGCGCGGCACCACCACATAGGTGCGCCGGAGGAATCGGACAAGGACGCTTCGCGGCACCTCGAACAGGGCATTGCCATCAGGTGAGGACAACGCCAGGGCCACGAAGTCGCCCCGCGGCGTGGCCCACGGCCACACCCGGACGTCCCCGATGCCCGCAGGCTCATCGAGCCCGGTCACGAGCAGTTCCCGCGCAAAGGACCAGCTCACGGCTTCCCCACCGGCTGATTCTGCGTGGAACAACACGTGGACCGCATAAGGGTCGGCTGGGTCGTAACGCAGACTGGCGCGCACGGGCAGAGCCGTGGCGTCAGGCG from the Paractinoplanes abujensis genome contains:
- a CDS encoding helix-turn-helix transcriptional regulator produces the protein MSSAVTRQETATTFRPPGWAGVGTCALDATSAQPPVRLPYHVLVLATAGHGTVEVDFFGHACRPGTLLWIRPGQALRVGRNGLIASVVTFEPRFAEQGDEVPLQNRWQLRGEDEDAVISEFTQLAVDSERHAPSSVAADLLRHQLRVLLLRLALLSSGSPAGPESRTYTRFRGLLEAGHSHSRRVEDYAEELGCSVRTLTRACLSVTGRTAKQVVDDRVSLEARRLLACTPLSVAEVGRHLGFPEPTNFGRFFHREVGMSPGQFRAEASGEPRGIIPAQRRSSD
- a CDS encoding SsgA family sporulation/cell division regulator; this encodes MSTIRPTTVEVETSLRLVAPDATALPVRASLRYDPADPYAVHVLFHAESAGGEAVSWSFARELLVTGLDEPAGIGDVRVWPWATPRGDFVALALSSPDGNALFEVPRSVLVRFLRRTYVVVPRGRESEHLDVDAAVNRLLAGR